The stretch of DNA GCGTCTGACCAAAAAGTAATCTATTTGTGTCACGTGGTGACCGCTTTTATAGGTGATTAGATGTTCGGTGTTCTTTTGAAACCACGTATTTACCACTGCTAGGTCAAACGCAGTAGCAGCCTGTAGCAGGGCTTCACCCTCGTCGTTCTGGCAACCGAACCCCCACCCTCCATGCACTCTTTCATAATTCCCTCTCATTCTGCCAACATGGCCATTAAAGTCTCCTCCCACAAATACCTGTTCATTCGTCGGCACATTCATCATTACTGCATCGAAATCCGTCCAAAATTGTTCTTTCACCCTGTCATCACAACCGACTTGAGGAGCATACacacttataacatttattatcaaactttcatacattattttaacaactaTTATTCTATCATTCACTCTCTTTACATCTATCACACTTTCTTTCAAGTTCTTATCTAACACAATGCCTACCCCATTCCTTTTCCCATCACTTCCacaataataaaacttgtatcCTTCCCCAATTTCTCTAGCTTTCGTGCCCTTCCATTTAGTCTCTTGCAAACATGCCACATTTATTCGTCTTCTCTTTAATACATCCGCTAACTCTCTGGCTCTTCCAGTCATCGTTCCTACATTCCAACTTGCATACCTCAATCTTACTTCCCGGACTCGCTTCTTACATTGCACCCGCCCAGGTTGGTGCAAAAACCCTTGTCCACTTCCCACAGGGGCCTAAGttgaccctaacataattgggacaaaggctcttgagataataacgacaataataataagatataggcaccgcaggacatctgaggctgatgacggggagtagcgaccccgcggggctatatatactgagttctccagggagtgtatactgtcccccatctccggccggtcggagtgaaccatgacggggttagatctcacgcctctggcttggcttggccgtccagagtggagccgtcgctagagcaggattagtagccttgctcggagggtaggtgcctcatggtaagcacagggagcgcgtaatctacgtttaaagtccgccgaggtatcctcacccttcagccgctcatatccctgttgccctcttgttgctattcagtgactggttcccgggggcccagtaagtgaggtggcgagtctccacctgccgtttttacatgtacctaatacattgtcatccactaacgtcccatcacaatagcccaagtagttttcctccatagttagcacagaaccggggattgtctttttttttaacgacgtccaccgaggattgtccttggattcatttctatagtgtataaagggataatcgtcggttttgtgtcaccatttccttaaagttgtctcaaaaggacaattatgtaaaatttgtactaagcagtgacttaacacgacattcaagcgttgttgtatcttcgttattatttgtttgtgtgagagagaaaagaaaaatgcgtcaatagagagtgcttatcagattgaacaacttttgctaaaacgtcatacctctatatgctatagtctagctgggcccctggagtcccacatcagatgttttagatcttcaatttgtataagtcaatagaaagtgcttatcaaattgaacaacttttgctaaaacgtcatacctgtatatggtacagagaagctgggctcttggggttccacatcaggtgttccagatcttaaaatttattatctcagctgaaaatgctcatcaaatgaaacaatttttgccacggcaccatatttgtatctcttattgttttattggtctgttggagttctgcatcaggtcttcaagtttcgaagataaattatagcctatatgttgaccaggcctaatactgatacaacaaagaaaaaatcattgaaatccgttcagtagttcagaagattagcgtgtacaaacaaacagacatacagacatacagacatacagacatacagacatacagacatacagacaattttttttttttggatttgtgctccattactgtttctaaaccccacccaattattatttttttaatatattcaatgtacagacacagtttttttacagatttattatatgtatagattattatatgtatag from Helicoverpa zea isolate HzStark_Cry1AcR chromosome 28, ilHelZeax1.1, whole genome shotgun sequence encodes:
- the LOC124643651 gene encoding craniofacial development protein 2-like; its protein translation is MTGRARELADVLKRRRINVACLQETKWKGTKAREIGEGYKFYYCGSDGKRNGVGIVLDKNLKESVIDVKRVNDRIIVVKIMYESLIINVISVYAPQVGCDDRVKEQFWTDFDAVMMNVPTNEQVFVGGDFNGHVGRMRGNYERVHGGWGFGCQNDEGEALLQAATAFDLAVVNTWFQKNTEHLITYKSGHHVTQIDYFLVRRSSLKNIKDCKVIPGEAVVSQHRPLIMDVILTSRPKAKERRPPKIKWHLLGKAELAREFRKVVVDKMIEMGEMNEKNVNECWSGMATCIRKAARSILGESKGNGVIEKFGGLGNWTEKVSDSRSDDDEKLVIAELLY